A genomic stretch from Lysobacter soyae includes:
- the mpl gene encoding UDP-N-acetylmuramate:L-alanyl-gamma-D-glutamyl-meso-diaminopimelate ligase: MKLHILGIAGTFMGGVAALARELGHEVEGSDQAVYPPMSTQLEQLGIQLSQGYSAENVSPDCDAIVIGNALSRGNPAVEHVLDQALNYTSGAEWLRDHVLPGRHTIAVAGTHGKTTTTSITARLLEAAGASPGFLIGGVAEDFGVSARIGQGKTFVVEADEYDTAFFDKRSKFVHYRPKVAILNNLEYDHADIFPDIESIQRQFHHLVRTVPGSGRIIVNGEDARLQEVLAMGCWTPVETFGIGEGFDWQARLIEEDGSVFDVLHRGEMFGRVEWSLLGRHNVMNALAAIAAGQASGADMRSALEALRTFRSVKRRLEVVGDVAGIKVYDDFAHHPTAIATTLAGLRARVGDARIIVAMEPRSNSMRLGAHADALAPSLDDADAVVFLQRPELPWHGEKVIRALRHEGIAVSDTEALLAALYAHARDGDHVVFMSNGGFDAAPKRFVEKLRGN, translated from the coding sequence ATGAAGCTCCACATCCTCGGCATAGCCGGCACCTTCATGGGCGGCGTCGCCGCACTGGCCCGCGAACTCGGACACGAAGTGGAGGGCAGCGATCAAGCGGTCTATCCGCCCATGTCCACGCAGCTCGAACAACTGGGCATACAACTGTCGCAAGGCTATTCCGCGGAAAACGTATCGCCTGATTGCGATGCGATTGTTATCGGCAATGCGCTGTCGCGCGGAAACCCCGCGGTCGAGCACGTGCTCGATCAAGCGCTAAACTACACCTCCGGCGCAGAGTGGTTGCGCGACCACGTGCTGCCGGGACGTCACACCATTGCTGTCGCCGGCACGCACGGAAAGACCACCACCACCTCCATCACCGCGCGCTTGTTGGAAGCGGCGGGTGCCTCGCCCGGATTTCTCATCGGCGGCGTGGCAGAAGACTTCGGCGTCTCCGCGCGCATCGGCCAAGGCAAGACGTTTGTTGTCGAGGCGGACGAGTACGACACGGCCTTCTTCGACAAGCGCAGCAAATTCGTGCATTACCGCCCGAAGGTCGCGATTCTGAACAACTTGGAATACGACCACGCCGACATCTTCCCGGACATCGAATCCATCCAACGTCAGTTCCACCACTTGGTGCGCACAGTTCCCGGTAGCGGTCGCATCATCGTCAATGGTGAAGACGCGCGTTTGCAGGAAGTGCTGGCGATGGGGTGTTGGACGCCGGTGGAAACCTTCGGCATCGGTGAAGGTTTTGATTGGCAGGCACGCCTCATTGAAGAAGACGGCAGTGTTTTCGACGTCCTCCATCGGGGCGAAATGTTCGGTCGCGTCGAATGGTCCTTGCTCGGACGACACAATGTCATGAACGCCCTTGCTGCCATTGCAGCCGGACAGGCGTCGGGCGCGGACATGCGCAGCGCATTGGAAGCGTTGCGGACTTTCAGAAGCGTCAAACGCCGCTTGGAGGTTGTCGGCGACGTGGCGGGTATCAAGGTCTACGACGATTTTGCCCATCATCCGACGGCCATTGCCACCACCTTGGCGGGACTCCGCGCGCGCGTCGGCGACGCACGCATCATCGTTGCCATGGAGCCGCGCAGCAACTCAATGCGGTTGGGCGCCCACGCAGACGCATTGGCGCCCTCGTTGGACGATGCGGATGCTGTGGTGTTTCTGCAGCGTCCCGAACTGCCTTGGCACGGCGAGAAAGTGATCCGCGCTTTACGTCATGAAGGCATTGCGGTGTCCGATACCGAGGCATTGTTGGCGGCGCTTTACGCCCACGCACGCGACGGCGACCACGTGGTCTTCATGTCCAACGGCGGCTTTGACGCCGCGCCGAAGCGTTTCGTCGAAAAACTGCGCGGCAACTAA
- the thiE gene encoding thiamine phosphate synthase, with the protein MRKSDPRLRRGLFLISPDVASVTELQKLVLPVLGSAALIQLRCKTATASARLAQAEYLRAATVDQGIPLIINDDVALALAVAADGVHLGREDGAIAVARESLGNDAIIGASCYGDFALAQSAIASGADYVAFGAVFPSPTKPLAPTAPLGLFKQASEAGMHSVAIGGITTETIDSVVDAGADMAAVISGIYDAVDPVAAAARCAGAFESHN; encoded by the coding sequence ATGCGTAAATCGGATCCCCGACTGAGGCGCGGCTTGTTCCTCATTTCACCGGACGTGGCCTCAGTCACGGAACTGCAAAAGCTTGTATTGCCGGTGTTGGGCTCGGCAGCCCTGATTCAACTGCGCTGCAAAACCGCAACGGCGAGCGCGCGTCTTGCACAAGCCGAGTACCTGCGCGCGGCGACCGTCGACCAAGGCATTCCGCTCATCATTAATGACGATGTGGCACTCGCGCTGGCGGTGGCCGCTGACGGCGTCCATTTGGGTCGCGAAGATGGTGCGATTGCAGTCGCGCGGGAAAGCCTGGGCAACGATGCCATCATCGGCGCCAGCTGTTATGGCGATTTTGCATTGGCACAGTCCGCCATCGCTTCAGGCGCCGACTACGTGGCATTCGGTGCGGTGTTTCCTTCGCCGACCAAACCCCTCGCACCGACTGCACCACTCGGTCTCTTCAAGCAGGCTTCGGAGGCAGGAATGCATTCGGTGGCCATCGGCGGGATCACAACTGAGACAATAGATAGCGTTGTCGATGCGGGCGCAGACATGGCCGCAGTGATTTCCGGCATCTACGATGCCGTCGACCCGGTCGCGGCGGCCGCACGTTGCGCCGGCGCATTTGAATCACATAACTAA
- a CDS encoding adenylate kinase: protein MRLILLGAPGSGKGTQAARLKDHLQVPHISTGDLLRAEVAAGSELGLAAKDVMARGELVSDDILLGMLKSRISREDCQNGFILDGYPRNVAQAHALTELLASIKQPLEAAVQLEVPNELLVERIAGRAKAEGRADDSPESVRHRLKVYDEQTAPVVDFYRNTGNLSVVDGVGELDEVFTRIIEAIDNVTRVG from the coding sequence ATGCGATTGATACTTCTCGGTGCGCCGGGTTCCGGCAAGGGTACGCAGGCCGCACGCCTCAAAGACCATTTGCAGGTTCCGCACATTTCCACCGGCGACCTGTTGCGCGCCGAAGTCGCTGCCGGGTCTGAGCTCGGCCTCGCTGCGAAGGACGTGATGGCCCGGGGTGAATTGGTCAGCGACGACATTCTGCTCGGCATGCTGAAATCACGCATCTCCCGCGAAGACTGCCAAAACGGTTTCATCCTGGACGGCTACCCGCGCAACGTCGCCCAAGCCCATGCACTCACCGAGCTGTTGGCCTCAATCAAGCAACCGCTTGAAGCCGCCGTGCAATTGGAAGTGCCCAATGAATTGCTGGTTGAACGTATCGCCGGCCGTGCCAAAGCGGAAGGCCGGGCCGATGACAGCCCGGAATCCGTGCGCCATCGCCTCAAGGTGTATGACGAACAAACCGCGCCGGTCGTCGATTTCTATCGCAATACGGGCAATCTCAGCGTGGTGGACGGTGTCGGCGAATTGGACGAGGTGTTCACCCGCATCATCGAGGCCATCGACAACGTCACCCGCGTCGGCTGA
- a CDS encoding VOC family protein, whose protein sequence is MKYLHTMVRVSDLAASLKFYCEGLGLRETRRMENAQGRFTLIYLSAPQTPDAEVELTYNWPGEAGDVEDYGSARNFGHLAFEVEDIYATCAHLQAMGYVINRPPRDGHMAFVRSPDLISVELLQAGRLPPREPWASMPNTGEW, encoded by the coding sequence ATGAAATACCTGCATACCATGGTGCGCGTCTCCGATCTCGCCGCATCACTGAAGTTTTATTGCGAAGGGCTGGGACTTCGCGAAACGCGTCGGATGGAAAATGCGCAAGGACGCTTCACCCTGATCTATTTGTCGGCGCCGCAAACGCCGGACGCCGAAGTGGAGCTGACCTACAACTGGCCGGGCGAAGCGGGGGATGTCGAAGACTACGGCAGTGCGCGCAATTTCGGTCATCTCGCGTTTGAGGTGGAAGACATTTACGCCACCTGCGCGCATCTGCAGGCCATGGGCTATGTGATCAACCGACCGCCGAGAGACGGCCATATGGCCTTCGTGCGCTCGCCCGATTTGATTTCTGTCGAGCTGTTGCAGGCAGGGCGCTTGCCGCCCCGCGAGCCATGGGCGTCCATGCCCAACACCGGTGAATGGTGA
- a CDS encoding cation:proton antiporter translates to MTTTEVFLIAIAIIFSVPYLVWRIFKTDYYAPLVVVQIMMGIVLGPGVLGKYFPAYFDFVFNKEVVQSLSGIAWWGVMIFVCVAGVELDLKRTWQNRKESGLTAGLALGVPLVLGGIVAAAMLNYPGWIGAKGQNWQFVVGMGMSCAVTALPILILLMEKLEMLRTPMGQRILRYASLDDIAIWGVLAIVMMDWIRIGRQAAFLLLFVVATWGFRRLMQALDERDRWYIAVIWLAIVAFGADWSGLHYMVGAFLAGVVMDAHWFSEEKLDNLRRDLLLVMMPVYFLSTGLKTNFDVGGLAVFLVAAVLLVVSVVGKLAGVHLAGRILKWGRGEASFIGWLLQTKALIMIIFVNVLLDKEIISNTTFTALLLMAVGSTMLSIPRVSPMLKRDPELVQRDV, encoded by the coding sequence ATGACGACCACCGAAGTGTTTTTGATCGCCATTGCGATCATTTTTTCCGTGCCGTATTTGGTTTGGCGGATTTTCAAGACCGACTATTACGCGCCGCTCGTGGTCGTGCAAATCATGATGGGGATCGTCTTGGGACCCGGCGTATTGGGCAAGTATTTCCCGGCGTATTTCGACTTTGTTTTCAATAAAGAAGTGGTGCAGTCACTGAGCGGCATTGCTTGGTGGGGTGTGATGATTTTCGTTTGCGTCGCCGGCGTTGAGTTGGATCTCAAGCGGACTTGGCAGAACCGCAAGGAGAGCGGACTTACAGCCGGTCTTGCTTTGGGTGTTCCGTTGGTGCTCGGCGGGATCGTCGCTGCGGCGATGTTGAATTACCCGGGATGGATCGGCGCGAAAGGTCAGAACTGGCAGTTTGTGGTCGGCATGGGCATGTCATGTGCGGTCACCGCGCTGCCGATTCTCATTCTGTTGATGGAAAAACTCGAGATGTTGCGTACGCCGATGGGTCAGCGCATCCTTCGCTACGCCAGCTTGGACGACATTGCGATTTGGGGCGTCTTGGCCATTGTGATGATGGATTGGATCCGGATTGGTCGGCAGGCGGCGTTTTTGCTGCTTTTCGTGGTTGCTACCTGGGGTTTCAGGCGCTTGATGCAAGCACTGGACGAACGCGATCGTTGGTACATCGCCGTGATTTGGTTGGCGATCGTCGCTTTTGGCGCGGATTGGTCCGGACTTCACTATATGGTCGGCGCTTTCCTTGCGGGTGTGGTGATGGATGCCCATTGGTTCTCGGAAGAAAAGTTGGACAACCTGCGTCGTGATCTCCTGCTGGTGATGATGCCGGTGTATTTCTTGAGCACTGGCTTGAAGACCAATTTCGACGTCGGGGGATTGGCAGTGTTCTTGGTCGCCGCCGTGCTCTTGGTGGTATCCGTCGTCGGCAAGTTGGCGGGCGTGCACCTGGCCGGTCGCATCTTGAAGTGGGGCAGAGGTGAAGCCAGCTTTATCGGCTGGTTGCTGCAGACCAAAGCGCTGATCATGATCATTTTCGTCAACGTCTTGTTGGACAAAGAAATCATCAGCAACACCACGTTCACCGCGCTGCTTTTAATGGCTGTTGGCAGCACGATGCTGAGTATTCCGCGCGTTTCGCCGATGTTGAAGCGGGACCCGGAGTTGGTGCAAAGAGACGTCTAA
- a CDS encoding rubredoxin, which translates to MSNSPDTVYRSWICVVCGFIYDEAVGMPDEGIEAGTRWQDVPDSWTCPDCGVGKEDFEMVEL; encoded by the coding sequence ATGAGTAATTCCCCGGACACCGTGTACCGCAGCTGGATCTGCGTGGTTTGCGGATTCATCTATGACGAGGCCGTCGGCATGCCGGACGAAGGCATCGAAGCCGGTACGCGCTGGCAGGACGTGCCCGATTCGTGGACGTGTCCCGACTGCGGTGTCGGCAAGGAAGACTTCGAGATGGTCGAGCTCTAA
- a CDS encoding HAD family hydrolase — MNPIKLIGFDADDTLWKSEDYFREAEATFLEIVGRYEDVSASAESLYALQSRNIALFGYGVKGMALSMIEAAIEFTDARISAKDIHRIVEIGKAMLDHPVELLPGVAEAVREIATQYPLVLITKGDLFHQERKVEASGLADIFQRIEIVSEKNEAAYRRLFKEFDVDASEFLMVGNSLRSDIAPVVALGGFGIHVPYHVTWVHEQAEIHAGAERWRTAASAQDIVRTLAELAGSPTH, encoded by the coding sequence ATGAATCCCATCAAGCTCATCGGTTTCGACGCAGACGACACATTGTGGAAAAGCGAGGATTATTTCCGCGAGGCGGAAGCCACATTTTTGGAGATCGTCGGTCGATACGAGGATGTCAGCGCGTCGGCCGAGTCTTTGTATGCCCTCCAGTCCCGCAACATTGCCTTGTTCGGCTACGGCGTGAAGGGGATGGCACTGTCGATGATTGAAGCCGCGATCGAATTCACGGACGCGCGAATCTCGGCGAAAGACATCCATCGAATTGTCGAGATTGGCAAAGCGATGCTCGATCATCCGGTCGAGTTGTTACCTGGGGTCGCGGAAGCGGTGCGCGAAATCGCTACGCAGTACCCGTTGGTCTTGATCACAAAGGGCGATTTGTTTCATCAGGAACGCAAAGTCGAGGCTTCGGGATTGGCCGACATTTTTCAGCGCATTGAAATCGTCAGCGAGAAGAACGAGGCGGCCTACCGTCGTTTGTTCAAGGAGTTTGACGTCGACGCTTCCGAGTTTTTGATGGTCGGCAATTCGTTGCGCTCCGATATCGCGCCGGTCGTGGCACTGGGCGGCTTTGGCATCCATGTGCCGTATCACGTGACCTGGGTGCACGAACAGGCCGAAATCCATGCAGGCGCCGAGCGCTGGCGAACGGCCGCATCGGCGCAAGATATTGTCCGCACGCTCGCGGAGTTGGCGGGTTCTCCTACGCACTGA
- a CDS encoding DUF192 domain-containing protein, which yields MRILNPKLLFCGALLLSTSACATRSADNAWVELGNKRFDVEIADDDAERARGLMFRDQMAADHGMLFVHDFEEPQAYWMKNTHIPLDILYFDSNLKLVAQQRNVPPCSAGDMCPSYPSDVPAKYVLELNAGNADTMNLRPGAKLVVSPGVIKAE from the coding sequence ATGCGAATCCTCAATCCCAAACTCCTTTTTTGCGGGGCTTTACTGCTTTCCACGTCGGCCTGCGCCACCCGTTCGGCCGACAACGCCTGGGTGGAGCTTGGAAACAAGCGGTTTGATGTGGAAATCGCCGATGACGATGCCGAGCGCGCGCGCGGACTGATGTTCCGCGACCAGATGGCGGCCGATCACGGCATGTTGTTTGTGCATGATTTCGAGGAGCCACAGGCCTATTGGATGAAGAACACCCATATCCCCCTCGACATCCTGTATTTCGATAGCAATCTGAAGTTGGTTGCTCAGCAGCGGAATGTGCCGCCGTGCAGTGCCGGCGACATGTGCCCGAGCTATCCCAGCGATGTGCCGGCGAAGTATGTGCTCGAGTTGAATGCCGGCAATGCCGACACGATGAATTTGCGGCCGGGCGCGAAACTGGTGGTTTCTCCCGGCGTCATTAAAGCCGAGTGA
- a CDS encoding bifunctional DedA family/phosphatase PAP2 family protein produces MQPAWLNHIAEWISSHPLAAGLAIFLIGFCDALAVVGILVPALPLLFAVGAMIGIGQINGAYALAAAALGAYAGDSLSYWIGRRYGNGMRGLWLFKRYPTFIDRAERMFKKHDLKAIVIARFVGAVRPFVPAIAGMAQLPYWRFGLPSLMASFAWAALFLAPGWIFGTSYEAVAAVADRLALVLLIVAAVVAGIWALVVYASKFFALHADRVFAAVLRWTRSHPRLGKYIGTLVDPKRPESPSILLLAVAATGSIWVLAVWLFALVARGGPLAMDLKIYSLMFSLRNPLADQLMAAIASIADIQVLLPAFVVGLAWLFWRKRYMAATHWIFAVAVGLGFSELIKRLVSMPRPPTAPSGFGFPSVSVLVCAVMLGFFAVLIARELPSRRRVWPYMLAALITVMVAFARVYLGAHWASDVAMAMTIGVTWLLIIGIAYRNHVNRAFWMRPVSAAFYTVFVAAMLWHVPGKASKLLSRFEPPTPAVVVSQDAWWSSQWRAVRPMRNHYNDLQQWPLDLQMAGELSPLIHALTARGWQQQEQADWLDALRTLDDRLPANAQAILPSTVEARAEFLLMYKNLPNGERDVLRVWHAPARLEDGTPLWVATTQRMQFSRRFRWIGLWRPTNAGRASHEALVEATRAWPQHTASQDGLDVLRVDLTKPAAR; encoded by the coding sequence ATGCAGCCCGCTTGGTTAAACCACATCGCCGAATGGATTTCGTCGCATCCATTGGCGGCGGGCCTGGCAATTTTCCTGATCGGTTTTTGCGATGCATTGGCCGTCGTCGGCATTCTTGTACCGGCATTGCCGTTGCTGTTCGCGGTCGGCGCGATGATCGGCATCGGTCAAATCAATGGTGCTTACGCGCTGGCGGCTGCGGCATTGGGGGCCTATGCCGGAGACTCATTGAGTTATTGGATCGGACGCCGTTACGGCAACGGCATGCGCGGTCTGTGGCTGTTCAAGCGCTACCCCACTTTCATTGATCGCGCCGAGCGCATGTTCAAGAAACATGACTTGAAGGCCATTGTGATTGCACGATTTGTCGGTGCAGTAAGACCCTTTGTGCCGGCGATTGCCGGGATGGCGCAGCTGCCCTATTGGCGTTTCGGCCTGCCGAGCTTGATGGCCTCGTTCGCTTGGGCGGCATTGTTTTTGGCGCCCGGGTGGATATTCGGTACGTCCTATGAAGCCGTGGCGGCGGTTGCCGACCGCTTGGCGCTGGTCCTGTTGATCGTCGCCGCGGTGGTTGCGGGCATTTGGGCCTTAGTGGTGTATGCATCGAAATTTTTCGCACTGCATGCCGACCGGGTGTTCGCCGCCGTGCTGCGATGGACACGCAGCCATCCGCGACTTGGCAAGTACATTGGCACGCTGGTCGACCCGAAGCGACCGGAATCGCCTTCGATCTTGTTGCTCGCGGTCGCCGCAACCGGTTCGATCTGGGTATTGGCCGTCTGGTTGTTTGCACTTGTGGCGCGTGGCGGGCCGCTGGCGATGGATCTCAAGATCTATTCGTTGATGTTCTCCTTGCGCAATCCGCTGGCCGACCAATTGATGGCCGCCATCGCCTCCATTGCGGATATTCAAGTGTTGCTGCCGGCCTTCGTCGTGGGCCTGGCCTGGCTGTTTTGGCGGAAACGCTATATGGCCGCCACCCATTGGATCTTTGCCGTTGCGGTCGGCTTGGGCTTCAGCGAGTTGATCAAACGCTTGGTGAGCATGCCGCGCCCGCCGACTGCGCCATCGGGATTCGGTTTTCCTTCGGTGTCGGTGTTGGTTTGCGCTGTCATGCTGGGATTCTTTGCCGTGCTCATCGCCCGCGAGCTGCCATCCCGTCGCCGCGTCTGGCCCTACATGCTGGCCGCATTGATTACGGTGATGGTGGCATTCGCGCGGGTGTATCTGGGCGCGCATTGGGCCAGCGATGTTGCGATGGCGATGACGATCGGTGTGACTTGGTTGTTGATCATCGGGATCGCCTATCGCAACCATGTCAATCGCGCGTTTTGGATGCGTCCCGTCTCGGCGGCTTTTTACACGGTGTTTGTCGCCGCCATGCTTTGGCACGTGCCCGGCAAAGCAAGCAAATTGCTCTCACGCTTCGAGCCACCGACGCCGGCCGTCGTTGTCAGTCAAGACGCATGGTGGTCTTCGCAATGGCGCGCGGTGCGCCCGATGCGCAACCATTACAACGATCTGCAGCAATGGCCTCTGGACCTGCAAATGGCCGGCGAGCTGTCTCCGCTGATACACGCACTGACAGCGCGTGGATGGCAACAACAAGAACAGGCGGATTGGTTGGACGCGCTGCGCACCTTGGATGATCGTTTGCCTGCCAACGCCCAAGCGATCCTGCCTTCCACCGTGGAAGCACGCGCCGAATTCCTGTTGATGTACAAAAATTTGCCCAATGGCGAGCGGGATGTGTTGCGCGTTTGGCACGCACCGGCCCGGCTGGAAGATGGCACACCGCTGTGGGTTGCCACCACACAACGCATGCAGTTCAGCCGACGCTTCCGCTGGATCGGTTTGTGGCGACCGACCAACGCCGGACGCGCCTCACACGAAGCACTGGTGGAAGCGACACGAGCTTGGCCCCAACACACCGCCAGCCAAGACGGCTTGGACGTATTGCGCGTCGACCTGACGAAACCAGCAGCGCGTTAG
- the hemL gene encoding glutamate-1-semialdehyde 2,1-aminomutase yields MDTRGSQALFAKAQDLMPGGVNSPVRAFKSVGGEPFFVAKADGAYLEDVDGNRYIDYVGSWGPMIVGHNHPAVLQAVIDTARNGLSFGTPNPLEVVMAERIRALIPNCEMVRMVNSGTEATLSAIRVARGVTGRSRIVKFEGCYHGHGDSFLVKAGSGALTFGVPTSPGVPKSLADLTLTLAYNDFDAATALFESCGDDIAGLIIEPVVGNANCLPPRPGYLQHLRALCSKHGALLIFDEVMTGFRVALGGAQARYGVEADLVTFGKIIGGGMPVGAYGGRREWMSQVAPSGPIYQAGTLSGNPVAMAAGLAMLDLISVPGFHEQIEAKTHLLCDGLEAAAQDAGIAFTTQRVGGMFGMFFSEHAVDTFEQAVACDTARFNQFFHAMLERGVYLAPSAFEAGFMSSAHGEKEIAATVAAAREAFKSLR; encoded by the coding sequence ATGGATACACGAGGTTCACAAGCGTTGTTCGCGAAAGCCCAAGACCTGATGCCGGGTGGCGTCAATTCGCCGGTACGCGCATTCAAATCGGTGGGCGGCGAGCCGTTCTTCGTCGCGAAGGCCGATGGCGCCTACTTGGAAGACGTGGATGGCAATCGCTACATCGACTATGTCGGCTCTTGGGGACCGATGATCGTCGGACACAATCATCCTGCGGTTTTGCAGGCGGTGATCGACACCGCGCGAAACGGCTTGTCGTTCGGCACGCCCAATCCGTTGGAAGTGGTTATGGCCGAGCGTATTCGCGCCTTGATTCCGAATTGCGAGATGGTGCGGATGGTGAATTCCGGCACCGAAGCCACCCTGTCCGCCATTCGGGTGGCGCGCGGGGTGACCGGCCGTTCCCGCATCGTCAAATTCGAAGGCTGTTATCACGGGCACGGCGACAGCTTTCTGGTTAAAGCCGGCAGCGGCGCGCTGACCTTTGGTGTGCCGACTTCTCCGGGCGTGCCCAAATCGCTCGCCGATTTGACCTTGACCTTGGCCTATAACGATTTCGATGCGGCCACGGCGCTGTTTGAATCCTGCGGCGATGACATTGCCGGCTTGATTATTGAGCCCGTGGTCGGCAACGCCAATTGCTTGCCGCCACGTCCCGGCTATTTGCAGCACCTGCGCGCTTTGTGTAGCAAGCACGGTGCGCTGCTCATCTTTGATGAGGTCATGACCGGGTTCCGCGTCGCATTGGGTGGGGCCCAAGCGCGTTACGGTGTGGAAGCAGACCTGGTCACGTTCGGCAAGATCATCGGCGGCGGCATGCCGGTGGGTGCTTACGGCGGGCGGCGCGAATGGATGTCGCAAGTGGCACCGTCCGGCCCGATCTATCAGGCCGGCACCCTGTCGGGCAATCCGGTGGCGATGGCGGCTGGTCTTGCCATGCTCGATCTGATTTCCGTGCCGGGCTTCCACGAACAAATCGAGGCGAAAACCCATCTGTTGTGCGACGGCCTCGAGGCTGCCGCGCAAGATGCCGGTATCGCTTTTACCACCCAACGCGTCGGCGGCATGTTCGGCATGTTCTTCAGCGAGCACGCCGTGGATACTTTCGAGCAAGCGGTGGCCTGCGACACGGCGCGCTTCAATCAGTTCTTCCATGCAATGCTCGAACGCGGCGTCTATTTGGCACCGTCGGCCTTCGAAGCCGGATTCATGTCGAGCGCGCACGGAGAAAAAGAGATTGCCGCAACCGTGGCAGCTGCGCGCGAAGCCTTCAAGTCCTTGCGCTGA
- a CDS encoding lytic transglycosylase domain-containing protein, whose protein sequence is MIQRLILVAFFALAWSAPAGARTVYRCVKNSTVSLSTAPEPGSKCEKKIIKDDAASVPNLWGNLGAIKGTLYEGTLNGKTVYTTRKLPGFEPVLKFFVDTPKDSPAHVGLGKVSKPRLDMYASEFKAAAKTHKVDDAFLRAIAHAESGFNASATSPKGAQGLMQLMPGTARELGVANPYASKDAINGGAKMLKQLLARYKGDYSKAAAAYNAGAGAVAKFGGIPPYRETVSYVEKVSALHASYRKAMKLPPLKPVLTAAQ, encoded by the coding sequence ATGATTCAACGCCTCATTCTCGTCGCCTTCTTTGCGCTCGCGTGGAGCGCACCTGCGGGTGCGCGAACGGTCTATCGCTGCGTGAAGAACAGTACCGTCAGTCTGTCGACGGCGCCCGAGCCCGGTTCGAAGTGCGAAAAAAAGATCATCAAGGATGATGCCGCGAGTGTCCCCAATCTTTGGGGGAACCTCGGTGCGATCAAAGGCACGCTCTACGAAGGGACGTTGAACGGCAAAACCGTCTACACCACGCGGAAACTACCGGGTTTCGAGCCGGTGCTGAAATTCTTCGTTGACACCCCCAAAGATTCGCCGGCTCACGTCGGTTTGGGCAAGGTGAGCAAGCCGCGATTGGACATGTATGCGTCCGAATTCAAGGCAGCGGCGAAAACGCACAAAGTCGATGACGCATTCCTGCGCGCCATCGCGCATGCGGAGAGCGGATTCAATGCCAGCGCCACGTCGCCCAAAGGCGCGCAGGGGCTGATGCAATTGATGCCCGGCACCGCGCGCGAGCTCGGAGTGGCCAATCCCTATGCGAGCAAGGATGCAATCAATGGCGGCGCGAAAATGTTGAAGCAGCTGCTGGCGCGCTACAAAGGCGACTACAGCAAGGCCGCTGCCGCCTATAACGCCGGGGCCGGTGCGGTGGCGAAATTCGGCGGCATCCCGCCCTACCGGGAGACAGTTTCGTACGTCGAAAAAGTCTCTGCATTGCATGCGAGCTATCGAAAAGCGATGAAACTCCCCCCATTGAAACCCGTACTCACGGCCGCCCAATGA